The following are encoded in a window of Flavobacterium cupriresistens genomic DNA:
- a CDS encoding Smr/MutS family protein — MLSKGDKVSVLDEAINGVVVSVKNKEVLIETEDGFMMTFFVNELLKIQDTSNLMNSIKRINLDEITKEKTEPKPRSFVKERKDKREISAPEFDLHIEKLVPNKRGMSNYDILTLQTETAKRHIEFAIRNRIPKIVFIHGVGEGILKSELDFLLGRYDGVDFQDANYQKYGLGATEVYFRQNTK, encoded by the coding sequence ATGTTAAGTAAAGGAGATAAGGTTTCTGTTTTAGACGAGGCCATAAACGGAGTAGTGGTTTCAGTTAAAAACAAGGAGGTTTTGATTGAAACGGAGGATGGATTTATGATGACATTTTTTGTCAATGAATTACTTAAAATACAAGATACCAGTAATTTAATGAATTCTATTAAAAGAATTAATTTAGATGAGATTACAAAAGAGAAAACAGAGCCAAAACCAAGAAGTTTTGTGAAAGAACGCAAAGATAAACGCGAAATTTCGGCTCCGGAATTTGATTTGCATATCGAAAAACTGGTTCCGAACAAACGCGGAATGTCGAATTATGACATTTTAACTTTACAGACGGAGACGGCAAAAAGACACATAGAATTTGCGATTAGAAATCGTATTCCGAAAATAGTTTTTATTCACGGAGTTGGTGAAGGAATTCTAAAGTCAGAACTTGACTTTTTGTTGGGTCGATATGACGGAGTAGATTTTCAAGACGCCAATTATCAAAAATATGGCTTAGGAGCGACCGAAGTTTATTTTAGGCAAAATACCAAGTAA
- the epsC gene encoding serine O-acetyltransferase EpsC codes for MSKELIIQNIKALKSHLNINYGIKTKTEDFTEKLFYTLFDSNAALDQSIQELEVRFKEIAILACKKPENLCESIWERFLEKLPGVLEKLNEDAEYILENDPASNSIDEVYLAYPGFYAIAIYRLSHELYLMDLLLFSRLMSEYAHRITGTDIHAGATIASPFFIDHATGIVIGETTVIEKHVKIYQGVTLGALSVSKEMKNAKRHPTVEKNVCIYANATILGGETVIGKNSIVGGNAWITKSIPADSIVTNTTTTEIKIKEKR; via the coding sequence GTGTCAAAAGAACTTATCATACAAAATATAAAAGCGTTAAAAAGTCATTTAAATATAAATTACGGGATCAAAACCAAAACGGAAGACTTTACCGAAAAGCTTTTTTACACTCTTTTTGATTCTAATGCAGCGTTAGACCAAAGTATCCAGGAACTTGAAGTACGATTTAAAGAGATTGCTATTCTGGCCTGCAAAAAACCGGAAAACTTGTGCGAGTCGATCTGGGAACGTTTTCTGGAAAAACTTCCGGGTGTCTTAGAAAAACTAAATGAGGATGCGGAGTATATTTTAGAAAATGACCCTGCGTCTAACAGTATTGATGAGGTTTATTTAGCCTATCCGGGCTTTTATGCCATTGCTATTTACCGATTAAGTCACGAATTGTACCTTATGGACTTGTTACTCTTCTCGAGATTAATGAGTGAATATGCACATCGCATTACCGGAACTGACATTCATGCCGGCGCTACTATTGCTTCACCGTTTTTTATTGATCATGCCACCGGTATTGTTATTGGAGAAACCACCGTTATCGAAAAACATGTCAAAATTTACCAAGGTGTTACTTTAGGTGCTTTGAGTGTAAGCAAAGAAATGAAAAATGCCAAGCGCCACCCAACCGTGGAAAAAAATGTTTGCATTTACGCAAATGCGACCATTTTAGGAGGAGAAACCGTTATTGGCAAAAACAGTATCGTAGGAGGAAATGCCTGGATCACCAAGTCGATTCCTGCCGATTCTATTGTAACAAATACCACCACTACAGAAATTAAAATAAAAGAAAAAAGATAA
- a CDS encoding 3-oxoacyl-ACP synthase III family protein, translated as MATFSVNNIAIKGISCCVPKNTERNIDLDILTQEEIQKFIDATGVEERRVATKEICTSDLCSEAAEKLIKDLNWQKEEIEILVFVSQTADYILPVSAAILQDRLGLSTNCIAFDVPLGCSGYVYGMSIIAGMMKATGLKKGLLLAGDTSTKLLSKSDKSTVPLFGDGGSATAFEFDEKAADLLFDLGTDGSGYKTIIINDGGSRNRINSDSLTYHTISPGIERNACQLILDGMDVFSFGISQAPKTVNKLIEKFDIDKEAINHFVFHQANLMMNKMIVKKLKLPLEKVPYSLKEFGNTSSTTIPLTIVTELKDNLTNASQDLILCGFGVGLSWGTVKVRLENTVISDLIEI; from the coding sequence ATGGCTACTTTTTCAGTAAATAATATTGCAATTAAAGGTATATCGTGTTGCGTTCCGAAAAATACGGAGCGCAATATAGATTTAGATATATTGACACAGGAAGAAATTCAGAAGTTTATTGATGCAACCGGAGTAGAAGAAAGACGTGTTGCAACAAAAGAAATTTGTACTTCTGATTTATGTTCTGAAGCTGCTGAAAAATTAATCAAAGATTTGAATTGGCAAAAGGAGGAAATAGAAATCTTAGTTTTTGTTTCACAAACGGCCGATTACATTTTACCTGTTTCTGCTGCGATACTTCAAGACAGATTGGGTTTATCGACAAACTGTATTGCTTTTGATGTTCCTTTAGGATGTTCGGGCTATGTGTACGGAATGTCTATAATAGCAGGTATGATGAAAGCAACCGGTTTGAAAAAAGGATTACTTCTTGCCGGGGACACCAGTACTAAACTGCTTTCCAAATCAGACAAAAGTACCGTTCCGCTTTTTGGAGACGGAGGTAGTGCCACTGCATTTGAATTTGACGAAAAAGCAGCTGATTTACTTTTTGATCTGGGTACGGATGGTTCGGGATATAAAACGATAATTATAAACGATGGCGGATCCAGAAACAGAATAAATTCAGATTCGCTAACCTATCATACGATTTCACCGGGAATTGAAAGAAATGCTTGTCAGCTGATTCTTGACGGAATGGATGTTTTTAGTTTTGGAATTTCACAAGCCCCGAAAACAGTAAATAAACTTATTGAAAAGTTTGATATCGATAAAGAGGCAATCAATCATTTTGTATTTCATCAGGCCAATTTAATGATGAATAAAATGATTGTTAAAAAATTAAAATTACCCCTTGAGAAAGTTCCGTATTCCTTAAAAGAATTCGGTAATACTTCTTCTACAACAATTCCATTAACTATTGTGACCGAATTAAAAGACAATCTGACAAATGCTTCACAGGATTTAATCCTTTGTGGATTTGGAGTTGGTTTATCTTGGGGAACAGTAAAAGTAAGACTGGAAAATACTGTAATTTCAGATTTAATTGAAATATGA
- a CDS encoding cysteine desulfurase family protein, with protein sequence MKKVYLDNASTTAMRAEVIQEITKVMTDDFGNPSSTHSFGRNGKTILELSRKSIAKYLNCSAQEIIFTSGGTEANNWILRSAVKDLKIERIITTKIEHHAVLYTALALQAEYTIQVDYVKINPDGSIDLTHLSNLLSEEKKTIVSLMHVNNETGTILDLDRVSVICKQYNTLFHSDMVQSVGKTEIDLQKTPVDFISASAHKFHGPKGVGFAFIRRNSGLQPSIFGGEQEKGLRAGTEAVHQIAGMAKALALSYENLDQERTYISDLKMYLIEQLEIHFPGFRINGKKEDFYNIINIILPFSSDKTAMLLFSLDMKGIAVSRGSACQSGSIKPSHVLKEMLSEEDLKLPNLRISFSHYNTKEDIDWLIESLKTV encoded by the coding sequence ATGAAAAAAGTATATCTCGATAACGCCTCGACAACTGCTATGCGTGCTGAAGTTATTCAGGAAATAACAAAAGTCATGACCGATGATTTTGGTAATCCATCTTCAACTCACAGCTTTGGACGAAACGGCAAAACAATTCTGGAGCTTTCCAGAAAAAGTATTGCCAAATACCTAAACTGTTCTGCACAGGAAATTATTTTTACCTCAGGAGGAACTGAGGCCAATAATTGGATCTTGCGTTCTGCAGTAAAGGATCTTAAAATAGAGCGTATTATTACGACCAAAATTGAACATCATGCTGTTTTATATACCGCCTTGGCTTTGCAAGCGGAGTATACTATTCAGGTTGATTATGTAAAAATCAATCCCGATGGAAGCATTGATTTGACTCATTTGTCCAATTTGTTGTCTGAAGAAAAGAAGACCATCGTAAGTTTAATGCATGTAAATAATGAAACCGGTACTATTTTGGATCTGGATAGGGTAAGTGTTATTTGCAAGCAATACAATACTTTGTTTCATTCTGATATGGTGCAATCTGTCGGCAAAACAGAAATAGACCTGCAAAAAACGCCTGTTGATTTTATTTCGGCTAGTGCGCATAAATTTCACGGCCCCAAAGGAGTCGGATTTGCTTTTATTCGAAGAAATTCGGGATTACAGCCTTCTATTTTTGGAGGAGAGCAGGAAAAAGGACTTCGCGCAGGTACAGAAGCCGTGCACCAAATTGCCGGAATGGCAAAAGCGTTGGCGCTCTCTTATGAAAATTTAGATCAGGAAAGAACATACATTTCAGATTTGAAAATGTATCTTATTGAGCAGCTTGAAATTCATTTCCCGGGCTTTAGAATCAACGGTAAAAAAGAGGATTTTTACAATATCATCAATATCATTCTTCCTTTTTCTTCCGATAAAACTGCTATGCTTTTGTTTAGTTTAGACATGAAAGGAATTGCAGTTTCCAGAGGAAGTGCCTGCCAATCCGGAAGTATTAAACCTTCCCATGTTTTAAAAGAAATGCTTTCAGAGGAAGATTTAAAACTGCCAAACTTGCGAATTTCATTCAGCCATTACAACACCAAAGAAGATATTGACTGGTTGATTGAGAGTTTGAAAACGGTTTAG
- a CDS encoding phosphopantetheine-binding protein, producing the protein MEINTFLQNFADLLDDTDATLIKQETVFRDLEEWDSLTALSLIAMADEEYEVKLTGDDIKSSNSLNDIFEIIKNKG; encoded by the coding sequence ATGGAAATCAACACTTTTTTGCAAAATTTTGCAGATCTTTTAGACGATACAGATGCAACATTAATAAAACAAGAAACTGTTTTTAGAGATTTAGAAGAATGGGATTCGTTAACTGCTTTGTCGCTTATAGCTATGGCCGATGAAGAATATGAAGTAAAATTAACGGGAGATGATATTAAATCTTCAAATTCATTAAATGATATCTTCGAAATAATCAAAAATAAAGGGTAA
- a CDS encoding DUF1003 domain-containing protein: MKNNPTFKSAISNLSFPAKDKISGKSIHDPILGLIVKDYPAFCDSDFIAVKELNAYRQKYISNYLSTEIGALSDLEKNVIESLKEDKSIVSIVEDEDENRSFGQKIADKVADFGGSWTFIISFLFFIIVWIALNVWILVNKGFDPYPFILLNLILSCIAALQAPVIMMSQNRQEEKDRNRAKKDYMINLKSELEIRMIHDKIDHLIMHQQQELIEIQKVQIEMMDDILNQIKK; this comes from the coding sequence ATGAAAAACAATCCGACTTTTAAAAGTGCTATTTCAAATTTGTCTTTCCCTGCAAAGGATAAAATTTCGGGAAAATCGATTCACGATCCTATTTTAGGCCTTATTGTAAAAGATTATCCGGCTTTTTGCGATAGTGATTTCATAGCGGTTAAGGAATTGAATGCGTATCGTCAGAAATACATCTCCAATTATTTATCTACGGAGATTGGAGCCCTTTCGGATCTTGAAAAGAATGTTATTGAGTCATTAAAAGAAGATAAATCAATAGTGAGTATTGTTGAGGATGAAGATGAGAACAGAAGTTTTGGACAAAAAATAGCCGATAAGGTAGCTGATTTTGGAGGGAGTTGGACGTTTATAATCTCATTCTTGTTTTTTATCATCGTTTGGATTGCTTTGAATGTATGGATTTTGGTGAATAAAGGTTTCGACCCTTATCCTTTTATTTTGCTTAATTTAATTTTATCCTGTATTGCTGCATTACAAGCTCCGGTAATTATGATGAGTCAGAACCGTCAGGAAGAAAAAGATAGAAATCGTGCCAAAAAAGATTATATGATTAACTTAAAATCGGAATTGGAAATTAGAATGATTCACGATAAAATTGATCATTTGATTATGCACCAACAACAGGAGTTAATCGAAATTCAGAAAGTACAAATCGAAATGATGGATGATATTCTGAACCAGATTAAAAAATAA
- the rlmD gene encoding 23S rRNA (uracil(1939)-C(5))-methyltransferase RlmD, protein MGRKNTDKVVFHQIQVLDAGAKGVSVAKAPDGKVIFIPNVVPGDVVDVQTFKKRKAYYEGKAVKFHELSEHRIDPICDHFGVCGGCKWQNMKYSQQLYYKQNEVKNHLQRIGKVELPEFETILGSDKQFFYRNKMEFSFSNSRWLTEKEIDSTEDLGNRNALGFHISKMWDKILDITKCHLQEDPSNAIRNEIRAFANEHNLAFFNPREHSGLLRTFMIRTASTGEIMVLIQFFEEDQKNRELLLDHLYEKFPQITSLQYVINGKANDTIYDQDVKLYKGRDYILEEMEGLKFSINAKSFYQTNSDQAYELYKITRDFAGLSGNETVYDLYTGTGTIAQFVSKKAKKVIGVESVPEAILDAKANAERNNITNCEFFVGDMKVVFNEAFIAQHGKPDVIITDPPRDGMHAAVIDQILKIAPKKVVYVSCNSATQARDLALMDEKYKVTRVRPVDMFPQTHHVENVVLLELR, encoded by the coding sequence ATGGGAAGAAAAAATACAGACAAAGTTGTCTTTCATCAAATTCAAGTTCTTGATGCTGGAGCAAAGGGAGTATCAGTAGCAAAGGCTCCTGACGGAAAAGTGATCTTTATTCCGAATGTGGTACCTGGTGATGTAGTTGATGTACAAACTTTTAAGAAAAGAAAAGCCTATTATGAAGGCAAAGCAGTAAAATTTCATGAATTATCAGAGCATCGCATTGATCCTATTTGCGATCATTTTGGTGTTTGTGGAGGATGTAAATGGCAAAACATGAAATACAGCCAACAGCTGTATTACAAGCAAAACGAGGTGAAAAATCATTTACAACGTATTGGAAAAGTTGAACTTCCTGAATTCGAAACTATTCTGGGTTCAGACAAACAGTTTTTCTACAGAAATAAAATGGAATTTTCGTTTTCTAACAGTCGTTGGTTAACCGAAAAAGAAATTGATAGTACGGAAGATTTAGGAAACAGAAATGCTTTAGGGTTCCATATTTCAAAAATGTGGGATAAAATCCTTGACATTACAAAATGTCACCTTCAGGAAGACCCTTCAAATGCTATTCGTAACGAAATCAGAGCATTTGCCAACGAGCATAATTTAGCTTTTTTCAATCCTAGAGAGCATTCCGGTTTATTGCGTACTTTTATGATTCGCACGGCTTCAACAGGAGAAATCATGGTTTTGATTCAGTTTTTTGAAGAGGACCAAAAGAACAGAGAATTGTTATTAGATCATTTATATGAAAAGTTTCCACAGATTACTTCTTTGCAGTATGTAATTAATGGAAAAGCAAATGATACCATTTATGATCAGGATGTTAAATTATACAAAGGAAGAGATTATATCCTCGAAGAAATGGAAGGTTTAAAATTTAGCATTAATGCGAAATCATTTTACCAAACCAACTCTGATCAAGCGTACGAATTGTATAAAATAACACGTGATTTTGCAGGTCTTTCCGGCAACGAAACGGTTTATGATTTATATACAGGAACCGGAACTATTGCTCAGTTTGTTTCTAAAAAGGCAAAAAAAGTAATCGGGGTAGAAAGTGTACCTGAAGCTATTTTAGATGCTAAAGCCAATGCCGAACGCAATAATATTACCAATTGTGAGTTTTTTGTTGGAGACATGAAAGTCGTATTTAATGAGGCTTTTATTGCACAACACGGAAAACCTGATGTAATTATTACAGATCCGCCAAGAGATGGTATGCACGCTGCCGTTATTGATCAGATTTTGAAAATTGCACCTAAAAAAGTCGTTTATGTGAGTTGTAATTCAGCTACACAAGCACGCGATTTAGCCTTGATGGATGAAAAATACAAGGTAACACGTGTTCGTCCGGTAGATATGTTCCCGCAAACGCATCATGTTGAAAATGTTGTACTTTTAGAACTTAGATAA
- a CDS encoding sensor histidine kinase, which produces MFVAFIGIHIPLIGILFFVLYFDTSISPASVLVFSLIMTLLATAITLLVLKNLIEPIAKASKSLDDYRNNRRLSVLPTEYSDEAGLLMCNIQESIYEAESYINEKQDLIYMLSHDLKNFAGNPQGLANLIISENPSDSVKHLAGLICESTNLQFRYIDNFIKLLNEQDQIVKMNQELKTIVFPNILPFINEQVEQRLIDKNIKLTLSLELSEAKLRIEEGLLVQVLVNLISNAIKFSYFDSEIKVRIYFEDDELIITVTDKGIGFDKHQIDELFKKFTTMSRLGTAKESSTGIGLYLCKKIIERNRGILSATSEGKNKGAEFKIVFEL; this is translated from the coding sequence TTGTTTGTAGCTTTTATAGGTATACATATTCCCCTTATCGGTATTTTGTTTTTTGTGCTTTATTTTGATACTTCTATTTCACCGGCTTCTGTTTTGGTTTTTTCTTTAATAATGACCTTACTGGCAACTGCGATAACACTCTTGGTTTTAAAGAATCTAATTGAGCCGATAGCAAAGGCTTCAAAATCTTTAGACGATTACAGGAATAACAGAAGATTATCGGTTTTGCCAACGGAATACAGTGATGAGGCAGGTTTGCTAATGTGTAATATTCAGGAGTCTATTTATGAAGCCGAAAGTTATATAAATGAAAAGCAGGATTTAATTTATATGCTTTCACATGATTTAAAAAACTTTGCAGGGAATCCTCAAGGTTTAGCCAATCTCATTATAAGCGAAAACCCGTCAGACTCGGTGAAACATCTGGCTGGTTTGATTTGTGAATCCACTAATTTGCAATTTAGATATATCGATAATTTCATAAAATTGTTGAATGAACAGGATCAGATTGTAAAAATGAATCAGGAATTAAAAACGATTGTATTTCCTAATATTTTGCCTTTTATCAATGAGCAGGTTGAACAACGACTGATTGATAAAAATATTAAGCTGACTTTGAGTTTAGAGCTATCTGAAGCTAAATTGAGAATCGAAGAAGGTTTGTTGGTTCAGGTTTTAGTGAATCTAATCAGTAACGCAATAAAATTTTCTTACTTTGATAGTGAAATTAAAGTAAGAATCTATTTTGAAGATGACGAATTGATCATTACGGTCACTGACAAGGGGATTGGTTTTGATAAACACCAGATTGATGAATTGTTTAAAAAGTTCACCACAATGAGCCGATTAGGGACAGCAAAAGAATCCTCAACCGGAATTGGGCTTTATCTCTGTAAAAAAATCATAGAGAGAAATAGAGGTATCTTAAGTGCTACCAGTGAAGGAAAAAATAAAGGAGCTGAATTTAAAATCGTTTTTGAACTCTAA
- a CDS encoding L-threonylcarbamoyladenylate synthase: MSQDINQEIINAYEVIKEGGIILYPTDTVWGIGCDATNPEAVAKIYKLKQRAETQSMIVLMNGEKMMYNVFKNIPEVAWQLLDLSEKPTTLILDEPRNVAANIIAADNSLGIRLVKEPFCFKLLERMKKPLVSTSANISGQPTPIAFKDISPEIVKGVDYVVKLNQDKLAGKPSTIIKLTNDSQVKVIRK, encoded by the coding sequence ATGAGTCAGGATATCAATCAGGAAATAATCAACGCCTACGAAGTTATTAAAGAAGGCGGAATCATCCTTTACCCTACCGATACGGTTTGGGGAATTGGTTGTGATGCCACCAATCCGGAAGCAGTTGCCAAAATATACAAACTCAAACAACGTGCAGAAACACAAAGTATGATTGTTTTGATGAATGGAGAAAAAATGATGTACAACGTTTTTAAAAACATTCCTGAAGTTGCCTGGCAGCTTTTAGACTTGTCTGAAAAACCAACTACCTTAATTTTAGATGAACCGAGAAATGTTGCCGCAAATATAATTGCAGCTGATAATTCGCTTGGAATTCGCCTCGTAAAAGAACCTTTTTGTTTTAAACTTTTAGAGCGAATGAAAAAACCATTGGTTTCTACTTCTGCTAATATTTCAGGACAACCAACACCCATCGCTTTTAAGGATATCAGTCCCGAAATTGTAAAAGGTGTTGATTATGTGGTAAAATTAAATCAGGATAAACTTGCCGGAAAACCATCAACGATTATCAAATTAACGAATGATTCTCAAGTGAAGGTTATTCGTAAATAG
- a CDS encoding DegT/DnrJ/EryC1/StrS family aminotransferase has protein sequence MIPVTKTFLPPQEEYNSYVKRAWDKVWLTNRGELTLELEDKLKKYLDVPHITITNNGTIPLQIALKLFGKGGEIITTPFSYVATSAAIVWENCTPVFVDINPEYLTIDETKIEAAITSKTTAILATHVFGNPCHIEAIEAIAKKHNLKVIYDAAHCFGVTYNKQSVFNFGDVSTCSFHATKLFHTGEGGAMFCNDDATQQQLFYSHNFGHNGPLAFHGLGINAKISELQSAMGLALFPYMEHIIAERKKVTDFYNSHLNFENLKSIKIRENTEWNHSYYPLLFESEAVLLKVQEALAEENIIPRRYFYPSLNTITYTNGAEMPVSESIASRVVCLPLYVGLSTIDLEKIVAIINKLTS, from the coding sequence ATGATTCCTGTTACCAAAACTTTTCTACCTCCACAAGAAGAATACAATTCTTATGTAAAGCGTGCCTGGGATAAAGTTTGGCTCACAAATCGTGGTGAACTCACATTAGAACTTGAAGATAAACTTAAAAAATATCTGGACGTTCCTCATATTACAATTACTAACAACGGTACAATACCGCTACAAATTGCCTTAAAATTATTTGGCAAAGGCGGAGAAATAATTACCACACCTTTTTCTTACGTAGCTACTTCGGCTGCTATTGTATGGGAAAATTGCACACCTGTTTTTGTTGACATCAATCCGGAATACTTAACGATAGACGAAACTAAAATTGAAGCTGCTATAACTTCAAAAACAACTGCCATACTGGCTACTCACGTTTTTGGAAATCCATGTCATATTGAGGCCATAGAAGCTATTGCAAAAAAACACAACCTGAAAGTGATTTATGATGCTGCACATTGTTTTGGAGTGACCTACAACAAACAATCAGTATTTAACTTTGGAGATGTAAGCACTTGCAGTTTTCACGCGACCAAATTATTTCATACCGGAGAAGGCGGTGCCATGTTCTGTAATGACGATGCAACACAGCAGCAATTGTTCTACAGTCATAATTTTGGACATAACGGACCATTAGCCTTTCATGGCCTTGGAATTAACGCGAAGATTTCAGAACTGCAATCAGCCATGGGATTGGCTCTTTTTCCTTATATGGAGCATATTATTGCAGAAAGAAAAAAGGTAACTGATTTTTACAATAGCCATTTGAATTTCGAAAACCTTAAAAGCATAAAAATCAGAGAAAATACCGAGTGGAATCATAGCTATTACCCTTTACTTTTCGAATCTGAAGCTGTCTTATTAAAAGTTCAGGAGGCATTAGCAGAGGAAAACATTATACCAAGACGTTATTTCTACCCTTCCTTAAATACCATTACTTATACTAATGGTGCTGAAATGCCGGTATCAGAATCTATCGCCTCCCGAGTAGTTTGCCTGCCGTTATACGTTGGTCTTTCTACAATTGATCTGGAGAAGATTGTCGCTATTATAAACAAATTAACTTCATAA
- a CDS encoding DUF2752 domain-containing protein, producing MSLEHYMLPCLFKTLFGIECLGCGFQRALFLLFQGEFLAAFKMYPALYSTLLFFGFILLYYFDKSKNYTKLLWISGILNALFMVAGYWYKHF from the coding sequence ATGAGTTTAGAACATTATATGCTACCCTGCCTTTTCAAAACGCTCTTTGGAATAGAGTGTTTAGGCTGTGGTTTTCAACGCGCTTTATTCTTACTTTTTCAGGGTGAGTTTTTAGCCGCTTTTAAGATGTATCCGGCACTCTATTCTACCCTTCTTTTTTTTGGTTTTATCCTTTTGTATTATTTCGACAAATCAAAAAACTACACCAAACTACTTTGGATTTCCGGAATCCTAAATGCCCTTTTTATGGTTGCGGGATATTGGTATAAACACTTTTAA
- the cysM gene encoding cysteine synthase CysM: protein MGPQKLLNLIGNTPLMETVNLVKNKNVKLLLKLEGNNPGGSVKDRAAYNMIASALERGDIKKGDKLIEATSGNTGIALAMIAQLFQIEIELVLPEDSTKERTQTMRAYGATVILTPASEGIIGSRDYADKKVAEGGYLMLNQFANEDNWKAHYKTTGPEIWNDTEGTVTHFVSAMGTTGTIIGTSTYLKEKNQDIQIIGAQPSDGSQIPGIRKWPKEYLPKIFDASKVDTVIDVSEDEARQMTKRLALEEGVFAGMSSGGSVAVALKIAEQLESGVIVAVICDRGDRYLSSDLFD, encoded by the coding sequence ATGGGTCCACAGAAACTGCTAAACCTAATTGGAAACACACCATTGATGGAAACAGTCAATTTGGTTAAAAATAAAAATGTAAAACTGCTATTAAAATTAGAAGGAAATAATCCCGGCGGAAGCGTAAAAGACAGAGCCGCTTATAACATGATCGCATCGGCACTTGAAAGAGGCGACATCAAAAAAGGAGACAAACTAATTGAAGCAACCAGTGGAAATACAGGAATTGCACTTGCAATGATCGCTCAATTGTTTCAAATAGAAATAGAATTAGTACTACCGGAAGATTCTACAAAAGAACGAACACAGACCATGCGTGCTTATGGCGCTACAGTGATTTTAACACCTGCCAGTGAAGGAATTATCGGATCACGTGACTATGCCGACAAAAAGGTCGCAGAAGGCGGTTATTTGATGTTAAATCAATTCGCCAATGAAGACAACTGGAAAGCACACTATAAAACTACCGGACCAGAAATCTGGAACGATACTGAAGGAACGGTAACCCATTTCGTTTCAGCAATGGGAACCACCGGAACGATCATTGGAACTTCGACTTATTTAAAAGAAAAAAATCAGGACATTCAGATCATTGGTGCACAGCCAAGCGATGGTTCTCAGATTCCGGGAATTCGCAAATGGCCAAAAGAATACTTACCTAAAATTTTTGATGCTTCAAAAGTTGATACTGTGATTGATGTCAGCGAAGACGAAGCCCGTCAAATGACCAAACGTTTAGCTCTTGAAGAAGGTGTTTTTGCAGGAATGAGCAGCGGAGGTTCTGTTGCAGTAGCTTTAAAAATAGCAGAACAATTAGAATCGGGGGTTATCGTAGCTGTAATCTGCGATCGTGGGGATCGCTATCTTTCATCTGATTTATTTGATTAA